A window of Bombus vancouverensis nearcticus unplaced genomic scaffold, iyBomVanc1_principal scaffold0027, whole genome shotgun sequence genomic DNA:
gtagaacacatgtacatacacataatattccatgaaatgatttatacagactatgagtctcgttttatcatattataaaagaatgaatttttcccaataaatgtaacttcatacaaaatctcgtttaaaaaattcagtttttattctcatcaaattaatttaatatcggaatatgtcattttagtcgttataaaaattttatgtcaaaaagcgttcgcagatacatatataaataaatgtccaatcctatgcatttatttaagctgaaatctgaacttaaatatttattaacaatattctgacgaatatgtaatgaaagataaaagcagctttattttttttataggatggctcatgttttttattcattttatgcttttcgttgtcagcgcgtaactacctatcagccgcatgaatgccaggttttactactcagaagcgaagaagcgaagaagcaaatatacgttaccttgcatggaaaaacgttagatacatataaaagtcataacgtagctatttacacatggggaatatttatttttgtatgaaatatttttgcttctgaattctcattataaatgtacgtccatttcctacgttaaagtacgtctctgctttgaaaaccttcatttaaatataacggttaacaaaatattattagagaaatattaaaacgagacgctaaaagaacattttaataaagtacaaatgattatttgttctttgttaaattacactgctgtaactctaattttattaaattcaaaatgaatcatttataaactgaaccggaatataaaattttattccgcaaaaatcataaagttgaaagttaggaacgaataacaaatgaataacctagtttcattaaaaggcacgtgtacgccaatccgcgtaataactttgacactccaattattataaaatatgtatccttaagggatttttttgcgcgaatgcaaaatacttttcatacgtgcaactgaataaatggggcgtgattttcaatatttctttttgtagaatttttaaacaaagtaactttttcacaaatgttttcgctaacatttttacaacgtaaatgtcttcttttgtaattaataatttcaacatttctctgaacagtttcgttgcgataaaaaaaatatactaagcttatgacgtgcttgtttaaaaatatttatacggaacaagactttgaatttgtcagaccaatcgttctaacgaacgaataaattaaacgactcgtaacaaagaattattcctgtccatgtttctctttgtaaaagtaattcaagGCAAGTTAGATGAATCGCTGTGTACCCTATTCGCATTAACGGTGTGCTTTAGTTTCTCTCTGGTTGTGTTAAGTGTTTAAGTAATGAGCATATACTCACTACGGGCGGGTTGCATACGATCGATATGCACCACTTCAGCCTCGAATTGTAGCAGACGCAGAAACTGCAAACCGAAGGCCCCGGCTCAAACGTAAGATCATGTCGAATGGTTTCTCCTTGAAAGTCAGCACAGCGGTTGTTTATAGCATCTGAAAACGATTCTCAGCTTGAATATCTTTGCCattcgacggtcgtacgcgcagttacgttaaccgtttcaacgccactcagcgtgatcatgctgtacgcatagtgtggtgaactgtgtcgcgatgtttggttacgattgtcaattcacagcgcgctcggttccgaacgtagcttgtcgctagtctatcagagtttcctctcgtaattacttttctttcaaataatcgtaaaccaaataaagaaaaaactaatgtataaattacctcttgaattggaaaaccaattacagaacgtcacacaaacaaaaggtaaaacacgaatatttggcaaccttttgactctttagtgtaacgtttctgatatagctgatgaagtgaagcgtgaacgcgttgaaaggtatgtttcgacaaaaaaaaagagcagtgcaatcgagttgatcggcacttctcgtaaataaataaacgaagcgctattgcgcttcatggtacaatccgatacggatttttaaaacatccctgatactgaaacggctaatagcgttacgaaaacgatcgtgccaggaaatttttgatcaacggatccgcattgcggctgccacgatgcttctacgtagcattgatgctttatcgatgaagcacgattgaaattggatattcgatttcttactggggagagagttttcatatcgtgtttactgtttcacttcgcaagtgtgctttacagtatacgttagaacttgaaatcgagctatttgagttaaagtcgcttgtagcttgaaatgacgtttaaaggatataagaataatagaaggctaaaattcaaaagtgtatatatacattactaatatataatgcctataatatataatataataaataataatgcctatatatcgactaatttatcaattaattaaatccgtgtatatcaagttttctataatttagtactttcgtgtaactacagaaatttgatg
This region includes:
- the LOC143304224 gene encoding uncharacterized protein LOC143304224 isoform X2, translated to MYGSLRFYLKMIMIAVCVPPALLFVLPLKTDAINNRCADFQGETIRHDLTFEPGPSVCSFCVCYNSRLKWCISIVCNPPVDLPCCYAA